A single Drosophila miranda strain MSH22 chromosome XR, D.miranda_PacBio2.1, whole genome shotgun sequence DNA region contains:
- the LOC108165310 gene encoding digestive cysteine proteinase 1-like, whose protein sequence is MQVFLALALLAGLALSGEATNPPRWDANYIVKGTLYIPYAEITEPFCAWYDKNTKRSRIDYYGGMVKTYQLAGEGDYGTLLKLAPITTQQEMNKLTCLQVNGTSEQKVETQSILPDAKPFKLIGTETFLGFTCDKFRLEETIGQKKNVYTLWVRYKKSPHYPASRMPIPVRYEMRGYNTLLGSHYDHYYLDYDSYEHVDIPHELFEIDESLTCVGFPGPGTGHYATFNPMQEFISHTDEHVDRAFHHFKHKHGMTYRTEQEHEHRKNIFRQNLRYIHSKNQGKLTYTLAVNHLADKTEEELKARRGYKSSGGYNTGKPFPYDVSKHQDEIPAQYDWRLFGAVTPVKDQSVCRSCWSFGTIGHLEVAFFLKNGGDLVRLSQQALIDCSWPFGNNGCDGGEDFRVYQWVMQVGGVPTEEEYGPYLGQDGYSRINNVTLVAPIKGFVNVTSNDPNAFKLALLKQGPLSVAIDASPKTFSFYSNGVYYEPECKNDVDGQDHAVLAVGFGTIKGEDYWLVKNSWSTYWGNDGYILMSARKNNCGVMTMPTYVEM, encoded by the coding sequence ATGCAAGTGTTTTTAGCTTTAGCGCTGCTGGCGGGCCTGGCGCTCTCAGGAGAGGCCACTAACCCGCCGCGCTGGGATGCCAACTACATTGTGAAGGGCACGCTGTACATACCCTATGCCGAGATTACCGAGCCGTTCTGCGCTTGGTACGATAAGAACACCAAACGATCCCGCATCGACTACTATGGGGGCATGGTGAAGACGTACCAGCTGGCCGGGGAGGGGGATTACGGAACACTGCTGAAGCTGGCGCCCATCACCACGCAGCAGGAGATGAACAAGCTGACCTGCCTGCAGGTCAACGGCACGTCCGAGCAGAAAGTGGAGACTCAGAGCATCCTGCCGGACGCCAAGCCATTCAAGCTGATCGGTACCGAGACCTTCCTGGGCTTCACCTGCGACAAGTTCCGCCTGGAGGAGACCATCGGCCAGAAGAAAAACGTATATACGCTGTGGGTGCGCTACAAGAAGTCGCCACACTATCCGGCCAGCCGAATGCCCATTCCAGTGCGCTACGAGATGCGTGGCTACAACACGCTCCTAGGCTCGCATTACGATCATTACTACCTCGACTACGACAGCTATGAGCACGTCGATATCCCCCACGAGTTGTTCGAGATCGACGAGAGCTTGACGTGCGTGGGCTTCCCCGGGCCGGGCACTGGCCACTATGCCACCTTTAACCCGATGCAGGAGTTCATCTCGCACACTGACGAGCACGTGGATAGGGCCTTCCACCACTTTAAGCACAAGCACGGCATGACCTACCGCACTGAGCAGGAGCACGAGCACAGGAAGAACATCTTCCGCCAGAACCTGCGCTACATTCACTCTAAGAACCAGGGTAAGCTGACCTACACGCTGGCCGTAAATCATTTGGCCGACAAGACCGAGGAGGAGCTGAAGGCCAGACGCGGCTACAAATCGTCAGGCGGTTACAACACAGGCAAGCCCTTCCCCTACGATGTGTCTAAGCACCAGGATGAGATTCCCGCCCAGTACGATTGGCGTCTTTTCGGTGCTGTTACCCCAGTCAAAGACCAATCGGTGTGCAGATCTTGCTGGTCCTTTGGTACCATTGGCCACCTGGAGGTCGCCTTCTTCCTCAAGAACGGCGGCGATTTGGTCCGTCTCTCCCAGCAGGCATTGATCGATTGCTCCTGGCCGTTTGGCAACAACGGCTGCGATGGCGGCGAGGACTTCCGCGTCTATCAGTGGGTGATGCAGGTGGGCGGCGTCCCCACCGAAGAGGAGTACGGACCGTACCTTGGCCAGGACGGCTACAGCCGCATCAACAACGTCACCCTCGTGGCGCCCATCAAGGGCTTTGTAAATGTCACCTCCAACGATCCGAATGCGTTTAAGCTGGCCCTCCTCAAGCAAGGACCCCTCTCGGTGGCCATTGATGCCTCACCAAAGACTTTCAGCTTCTATTCGAACGGCGTCTACTACGAGCCTGAGTGCAAGAACGATGTGGATGGCCAGGACCATGCCGTTCTGGCCGTGGGCTTTGGCACCATCAAGGGCGAGGACTACTGGCTGGTGAAGAACTCCTGGTCCACCTATTGGGGCAACGATGGCTACATCCTGATGTCAGCCCGCAAGAACAATTGCGGCGTAATGACCATGCCCACCTATGTGGAAATGTAG